One part of the Thermococcus radiotolerans genome encodes these proteins:
- a CDS encoding SHOCT domain-containing protein, with protein MMLENVNPDFLVHMEEGEWGWHEMMGFGWFGIFGAIFMFLFWILIIVGVVWFIKWLVEQGSGGSTGASKKSAIEILDEKYARGEIDDEEYEKRRRKLLEA; from the coding sequence ATGATGCTTGAAAACGTTAATCCGGACTTTCTGGTCCACATGGAAGAGGGAGAATGGGGGTGGCACGAGATGATGGGATTCGGCTGGTTTGGAATCTTTGGGGCGATATTCATGTTCCTGTTCTGGATTTTGATAATCGTTGGAGTGGTCTGGTTCATCAAATGGCTGGTGGAACAGGGCTCGGGCGGAAGCACCGGGGCTTCAAAGAAGAGCGCCATTGAGATACTCGATGAGAAGTACGCGCGGGGCGAAATAGACGACGAGGAGTACGAGAAGAGAAGGAGAAAGCTGCTTGAGGCATGA
- a CDS encoding ABC transporter ATP-binding protein, translated as MPVIEVANVKKYYGDVRGVENLTFEVKEGEIYGFLGPNGAGKTTTVKILVKILRDYEGTVKILGKDLREWGKDYYNKIGVSFEFPAVYSRLTALENLQFFASFYKKHLDPTEVLKMVGLEEKADELVSGFSKGMKKKLDLARALLPDPEILFLDEPLEGLDPASARRIKDLLLEMRESGKTVFLTTHNMYVADELCDRVAFIVDGSIRLVDNPGELKVKMGKRLVKVEYVANGSVAVKEFPLEGIGQNEEFLRIIREHEVRRINTEEPTLEEIFLKVTGRRLV; from the coding sequence ATGCCCGTCATAGAGGTTGCGAACGTTAAGAAGTATTATGGCGATGTTAGGGGCGTGGAGAATTTAACCTTCGAAGTCAAGGAAGGAGAAATCTACGGCTTCCTCGGGCCGAACGGGGCTGGCAAGACCACGACGGTCAAAATCCTGGTGAAAATCCTGAGGGACTACGAAGGGACCGTAAAAATCCTAGGAAAAGACCTCAGGGAATGGGGGAAGGATTATTACAACAAAATCGGCGTCTCCTTCGAGTTTCCGGCCGTTTATTCAAGGCTCACCGCCTTAGAAAACCTCCAGTTCTTCGCGAGCTTCTACAAAAAGCACCTCGACCCCACCGAGGTGCTCAAGATGGTCGGCCTGGAGGAGAAGGCGGACGAACTCGTTAGTGGCTTTTCGAAGGGCATGAAGAAGAAGCTCGACCTCGCGAGGGCTCTGCTCCCTGACCCGGAAATACTCTTCCTTGACGAGCCGCTCGAAGGCCTCGACCCGGCGAGCGCGAGGAGGATAAAGGACCTGCTCCTGGAGATGCGCGAGAGTGGAAAGACGGTCTTCCTGACCACCCACAACATGTACGTGGCCGACGAGCTCTGCGACAGAGTAGCTTTCATCGTGGACGGCTCCATAAGGCTGGTGGACAATCCCGGCGAGCTGAAGGTGAAGATGGGCAAGCGGCTCGTTAAGGTGGAATACGTCGCCAACGGCAGTGTTGCCGTGAAGGAGTTCCCGCTCGAAGGAATAGGCCAGAACGAGGAGTTCCTCAGAATCATCAGGGAGCACGAGGTGAGGAGGATAAACACAGAGGAGCCCACCCTGGAGGAGATATTCCTAAAGGTGACGGGGAGGAGGCTCGTATGA
- a CDS encoding heavy metal translocating P-type ATPase, whose protein sequence is MPQKLVLEGLDCASCAYEIEEALKKEGFEFALVNFTTKELVIEGNVEKAKEIVKRVEPDVEVLEKDEHDHVHNHGETDWGTVYSIGLSLVLFAVGIVMRYHYGIDDWVVFGIFLASYLMAGWRVLRSAVINSLHGNVFDENFLIAVATLGAFAIREYPEGVAVMLFYVVGEFFQDLAVNRSRRSIKALLALKAEYANLLGDGEVIRVKPEELKAGDVILVKPGEKVSVDGVVMEGESTVDASALTGESVPRAVREGEEILSGMVNLSGLLKVRVTRELSESTISKILELVENASARKAKTEKFITRFAHYYTPAVVGIAALIATVPPLITGDPFTPWIYRALVILVISCPCALVLSIPLGYFGGIGRAAREGILVKGSNYLDTLKEASIVAFDKTGTLTKGVFKVTKVKTRNGFSEEEIIGFAALAEAHSNHPIAKAIREAYGEDINEAEIVEYEEIAGHGVRARIDGVEVMVGNDRLLHRFKVEHDTCHVRGTVAHVVINGKYAGYIIISDEIKDDAPLAVKELKRLGVKKVVMVTGDSRDVAEEIAEQLGLDGFYAELLPGDKVRVIEELEAEAEGKVVFVGDGINDAPVLARADVGVAMGALGSDAAIETADVVIMDDKPSKLPTGIRIARTTQRIVWQNIIFALGVKLAFISLGILGEATMWEAVFADVGVALIAVFNAMRILR, encoded by the coding sequence ATGCCGCAGAAGCTCGTCCTTGAGGGACTCGACTGCGCGAGCTGTGCATATGAGATAGAGGAGGCCCTCAAAAAGGAGGGCTTTGAGTTCGCGCTCGTGAACTTCACAACTAAGGAGCTGGTTATAGAGGGCAACGTCGAGAAGGCCAAGGAGATAGTGAAGAGGGTCGAGCCCGACGTTGAGGTTCTCGAAAAGGATGAGCATGACCACGTCCACAATCACGGTGAGACTGACTGGGGGACGGTTTACTCCATAGGCCTCTCGCTGGTTCTCTTTGCCGTTGGAATCGTGATGCGCTACCACTACGGCATTGACGACTGGGTGGTCTTTGGCATCTTCCTCGCGAGCTACCTGATGGCCGGCTGGCGTGTGCTGAGGAGTGCGGTGATCAACTCCCTCCACGGCAACGTCTTCGACGAGAACTTCCTCATAGCGGTCGCCACGCTGGGAGCCTTCGCCATTCGGGAGTATCCTGAAGGGGTCGCCGTCATGCTGTTCTACGTTGTCGGCGAGTTCTTCCAGGACCTAGCGGTGAACAGGTCGCGGCGCTCCATAAAGGCACTGCTTGCACTCAAGGCCGAGTATGCGAACCTGCTCGGGGACGGCGAGGTCATCAGGGTGAAGCCGGAGGAGCTGAAGGCCGGCGACGTGATCCTCGTGAAGCCCGGCGAGAAGGTTTCCGTTGATGGCGTCGTTATGGAGGGCGAATCCACCGTGGATGCGTCCGCACTGACTGGCGAGAGCGTTCCAAGGGCCGTGCGGGAAGGAGAGGAAATCCTCTCGGGCATGGTCAACCTCTCCGGCCTCCTCAAGGTTCGCGTGACCAGAGAGCTTAGCGAGTCCACCATATCCAAAATCCTTGAGCTGGTGGAGAACGCTAGTGCCAGAAAGGCCAAGACCGAGAAGTTCATAACTCGCTTTGCCCACTACTACACGCCCGCCGTTGTGGGGATAGCCGCCCTAATAGCAACTGTTCCTCCGCTGATAACCGGAGACCCCTTCACTCCCTGGATTTACAGGGCTTTAGTCATACTAGTGATCTCATGCCCCTGTGCCCTGGTTCTCTCCATACCCCTCGGCTACTTCGGCGGCATCGGAAGGGCGGCCAGGGAGGGAATACTCGTCAAGGGTTCCAACTACCTCGACACCCTCAAGGAAGCTAGCATCGTGGCCTTCGATAAGACCGGTACGCTGACAAAGGGCGTTTTCAAGGTCACGAAGGTTAAAACGAGGAACGGATTCAGCGAGGAAGAGATCATCGGGTTCGCAGCTTTGGCAGAGGCCCACTCGAACCACCCGATAGCGAAGGCCATACGCGAGGCTTACGGCGAGGACATCAACGAGGCAGAGATAGTCGAGTACGAGGAGATAGCCGGCCACGGTGTCAGGGCTAGGATAGACGGCGTCGAGGTCATGGTCGGAAACGACAGGCTCCTCCACAGGTTCAAGGTCGAGCACGACACCTGCCACGTTAGGGGAACCGTTGCACACGTCGTCATCAACGGAAAATATGCGGGCTACATAATTATCTCCGACGAGATAAAGGACGACGCCCCGCTCGCTGTGAAGGAGCTCAAGCGCCTCGGGGTCAAAAAGGTCGTGATGGTGACCGGTGACAGCAGGGACGTTGCCGAGGAGATAGCGGAGCAGCTTGGCCTCGACGGGTTCTACGCTGAGCTCTTGCCGGGGGACAAGGTGAGGGTCATAGAGGAGCTTGAAGCGGAAGCCGAGGGGAAGGTTGTCTTCGTTGGTGACGGCATAAACGACGCACCGGTGCTGGCCAGGGCCGATGTGGGCGTTGCGATGGGGGCCCTTGGAAGCGACGCGGCAATAGAAACGGCCGACGTCGTCATAATGGACGACAAACCGTCCAAGCTGCCCACGGGAATCAGGATAGCGAGGACAACCCAGAGGATAGTGTGGCAGAACATAATCTTCGCCCTCGGCGTTAAGCTCGCCTTCATAAGCCTTGGAATCCTCGGGGAGGCGACCATGTGGGAGGCGGTCTTTGCCGATGTAGGGGTTGCCCTCATAGCGGTCTTCAACGCGATGAGGATTCTGAGGTGA
- a CDS encoding peroxiredoxin, translating to MVVIGEKFPEVEVNTTHGRIKLPDYFTEKGKWFVLFSHPADFTPVCTTEFYAMQKRAEEFRKLGVEPIGLSVDQVFSHLKWMEWIKENLGEEITFPVIADDRGDLAETLGMIPSGATITARAVFIVDDKGVIRAIVYYPAEVGRDWDEILRLVKALKTSTEKGVALPHKWPNNELIGDRAIVPPAGTVDAIKEREEAKARGEIECYDWWFCHKKLE from the coding sequence ATGGTAGTGATAGGAGAAAAGTTCCCGGAAGTTGAGGTCAACACCACCCACGGCAGGATAAAGCTGCCCGACTACTTCACTGAGAAGGGCAAGTGGTTCGTTCTCTTCAGCCACCCGGCCGACTTCACCCCGGTCTGTACGACCGAGTTCTACGCGATGCAGAAGCGCGCCGAGGAGTTCAGGAAGCTCGGCGTTGAGCCGATCGGGCTGAGCGTTGACCAGGTCTTCAGCCACCTGAAGTGGATGGAGTGGATAAAGGAGAACCTCGGTGAGGAGATAACCTTCCCGGTCATCGCCGACGACCGCGGTGACCTCGCCGAGACCCTCGGCATGATCCCGAGCGGTGCCACGATAACCGCCAGGGCGGTCTTCATCGTCGACGACAAGGGCGTCATTCGCGCGATAGTCTACTACCCAGCCGAGGTCGGCAGGGACTGGGACGAGATACTCAGGCTCGTCAAGGCCCTCAAGACCAGCACCGAGAAGGGCGTTGCCCTGCCGCACAAGTGGCCCAACAACGAGCTCATCGGCGACCGCGCCATCGTTCCGCCGGCCGGCACCGTCGACGCCATCAAGGAGCGCGAGGAGGCCAAGGCCCGCGGAGAGATTGAGTGCTACGACTGGTGGTTCTGCCACAAGAAGCTTGAGTGA
- a CDS encoding class I SAM-dependent methyltransferase, which yields MKKNVMEEFFNVEAPHYLNEPFTKNTEEEVNFILSELKLPKGSRILDIGCGVGRHSIELAKRGYRVTGIDISEGMLAEGRKRAEKEGVNVEFIRADATKFQRRREFDAAICLCEGAFSILSHGDNPIEHDLAILRNVYESLKPGGRFILTALSALRRLKNATDKDIESGLFDPDSMTFLEELTAPNGERFTIRERVYTPTELKLMLMMLGFEVEAVWGGTAGRWGKRKVDFEDIEIMVITRKPG from the coding sequence ATGAAAAAGAACGTCATGGAAGAATTTTTCAACGTGGAGGCTCCGCACTACCTGAACGAGCCGTTTACGAAGAACACAGAGGAGGAAGTGAACTTCATACTGAGCGAGCTCAAACTTCCGAAGGGCTCGAGGATTCTGGACATTGGGTGCGGTGTCGGCAGGCACTCCATAGAGCTCGCGAAGAGGGGATACCGGGTCACGGGAATAGACATTTCGGAGGGAATGCTCGCGGAGGGCCGAAAGAGGGCCGAGAAGGAGGGGGTAAACGTCGAGTTCATCAGGGCGGACGCCACGAAATTCCAGCGTAGAAGGGAGTTCGACGCGGCCATCTGCCTCTGTGAAGGTGCTTTTTCAATTCTCAGCCACGGGGATAACCCGATAGAGCACGACCTCGCCATACTGAGGAACGTCTACGAGTCCCTGAAGCCGGGTGGAAGATTCATATTAACGGCCCTCAGCGCCCTCAGGAGGCTCAAGAACGCCACGGACAAGGACATAGAGAGCGGGCTCTTCGATCCGGACTCGATGACGTTCCTTGAGGAACTAACCGCACCGAACGGGGAGCGGTTCACAATACGAGAGCGCGTCTACACCCCAACCGAGCTCAAACTGATGCTCATGATGCTCGGCTTTGAAGTCGAGGCAGTCTGGGGAGGCACGGCCGGAAGGTGGGGCAAGAGGAAGGTGGACTTTGAGGATATCGAGATAATGGTCATCACAAGAAAGCCGGGATGA
- a CDS encoding ABC transporter permease, whose protein sequence is MSFVRKFLSIYETDLKLLRRDPMLVYSVAMTLVLLLIVRYFKDRIGVYYPLLALLMMLFIPMIFGMVPGFMMADEKEDKTIQALQVIPISSEAFLAYRLTWASVVTVVMTGLAPTILDIEISRNGLLALMALFVLEVWIYGLLITVFSESRMQALTVSKVLGWLLFLPPLIKLIVEWRDLSTDWSKFTAFLPTYWLYRVFEGITLNDYGDFPTAVVVHLAWLVPLVVLFRRRVL, encoded by the coding sequence ATGAGCTTTGTGAGGAAGTTCCTTTCAATCTACGAGACCGACCTTAAGCTCCTCCGTAGGGACCCCATGCTTGTCTATTCCGTGGCAATGACCCTCGTGCTCCTCCTTATCGTCCGGTACTTCAAAGACCGTATTGGAGTTTACTACCCGCTGCTCGCCCTGCTGATGATGCTGTTCATCCCCATGATATTCGGCATGGTGCCCGGTTTCATGATGGCGGACGAGAAGGAGGACAAGACCATACAGGCCCTTCAGGTGATTCCTATCTCAAGCGAGGCCTTCCTCGCCTACAGGCTTACGTGGGCCTCTGTGGTTACGGTGGTAATGACCGGCCTCGCACCCACAATCCTCGACATTGAAATCTCGCGGAACGGCCTGCTGGCGCTCATGGCGCTCTTCGTGCTCGAGGTCTGGATTTACGGACTGCTCATCACGGTGTTCTCGGAGTCGAGGATGCAGGCGCTGACGGTATCAAAAGTCCTCGGATGGCTCCTCTTCCTGCCGCCGCTGATAAAGCTGATCGTGGAGTGGAGGGACCTCTCAACCGACTGGAGCAAGTTCACAGCTTTCCTCCCCACCTACTGGCTCTACAGGGTCTTCGAGGGGATAACCCTCAACGATTACGGCGACTTTCCGACCGCTGTGGTTGTGCATCTGGCCTGGCTCGTTCCGCTGGTGGTGCTGTTTAGAAGGAGGGTGCTTTAG
- a CDS encoding helix-turn-helix domain-containing protein — MKRLKIAIPYEGELFAGLEWFLEAIEWAYGDTYFTIDTDVVKLVEIKFKDGVNPEEILERLRVLPHVKDVRAFPRNGGYLLYIRASFEAQREQAGRLFELQKKGLVIFEGGTFVGSESVLSVLCEEGLVGKVTRTFRETYGARVISVEEAEAEKNPLSKLTKRQAEVLLLAYKSGYFDEPRKVTLRELAEMMNLSPSTVREHLRKGLKAMLGELLE, encoded by the coding sequence ATGAAGCGCCTGAAAATCGCAATACCCTACGAAGGGGAGCTCTTCGCTGGCCTTGAATGGTTCCTCGAAGCGATAGAATGGGCCTATGGGGACACGTACTTCACCATAGACACCGACGTCGTTAAGTTGGTGGAGATCAAGTTCAAAGATGGCGTGAACCCGGAGGAGATACTTGAAAGGCTGAGGGTTCTTCCCCATGTGAAGGACGTTAGGGCCTTTCCCCGGAATGGGGGGTATCTGCTCTACATTCGCGCTTCCTTTGAAGCCCAAAGAGAGCAGGCCGGTAGGCTCTTCGAACTCCAGAAGAAGGGCCTCGTTATTTTTGAGGGTGGAACTTTCGTCGGGAGCGAGAGCGTCCTCTCGGTCCTCTGCGAGGAGGGACTCGTTGGGAAAGTGACAAGGACATTCCGGGAAACCTACGGCGCAAGAGTTATCAGCGTTGAGGAAGCGGAAGCGGAGAAAAACCCCCTCTCAAAGCTTACGAAGAGACAGGCCGAGGTTCTTCTTCTCGCCTACAAGAGCGGCTACTTTGACGAGCCTCGGAAGGTCACCCTGCGCGAGCTGGCGGAGATGATGAACCTAAGTCCCTCGACCGTGAGGGAGCACCTGAGAAAGGGGTTGAAGGCAATGCTCGGTGAATTGCTGGAGTAA
- a CDS encoding heavy metal translocating P-type ATPase: MKHEKHEHEGHSHAKHHEMMMEDFKKRFMVSVILTVPILILSPLIQDFFGFELAFPGDRYVLFGLSAVVYFYGGWPFLKGMRDELKKKLPGMMTLIALAITVAFFYSAAVTFGLSGKTFYWELATLIDIMLIGHYIEMRSVLGASRALEELIKLMPTEAHLVTPEGVKDVPVSELKKGDVVLVKPGEKIPSDGIVVGGETSVNEAMLTGESKPVYRKPGDGVIGGSINLEGAIKVRIEKTGKDTYLMQVVELVRQAQETRSKTQDLANRAAFYLTLIAITAGTVTLGTWLYIGKPFVFALERMVTVMVITCPHALGLAVPLVVSVSTSLSAKKGILIRNREAFERAKDVKVVVFDKTGTLTEGKFEVTEVIALDELGEEEILKYAAALESHSSHPIAQGIVEKAKELGLEPYEVSESKVLPGKGVQGVINGKEVLVVSPGFLKENDLWREDERVKEVLEQGKTVVFLVIDGKLVGALALADRIRPESREAVKRLHEMGIKAYMLTGDNAKVAKWVAEELGLDGFFAEVLPHQKSEKIVELQKQGLVVAMVGDGINDAPALIQADVGIAIGAGTDVAIESADIILVKNDPRDVITGVHLAKATYRKMVQNLAWATGYNTFAIPLAAGVLYSYGILLSPALGALLMSMSTVIVAINARFLKV; this comes from the coding sequence ATGAAACACGAGAAACACGAACATGAAGGTCATTCTCATGCAAAGCACCACGAGATGATGATGGAGGACTTCAAGAAGCGCTTTATGGTCTCAGTGATACTGACGGTTCCGATTCTGATTCTGTCCCCGCTGATACAGGACTTCTTCGGCTTCGAGCTGGCCTTCCCGGGAGACCGCTACGTTCTCTTTGGACTTTCCGCGGTGGTGTACTTCTACGGCGGCTGGCCGTTCCTGAAGGGCATGAGGGACGAGCTGAAGAAAAAGTTGCCAGGAATGATGACGCTGATAGCGCTGGCAATCACGGTTGCCTTCTTCTACAGCGCCGCGGTAACCTTCGGCCTGTCTGGAAAAACCTTCTACTGGGAACTGGCAACGCTTATTGACATCATGCTTATCGGACATTACATAGAGATGCGCTCCGTCCTCGGAGCTTCAAGGGCACTTGAGGAGCTTATAAAGCTCATGCCAACCGAGGCTCACCTCGTAACGCCCGAAGGGGTGAAGGATGTCCCCGTCAGTGAGCTGAAGAAGGGTGACGTGGTTCTGGTCAAGCCCGGCGAGAAGATACCCTCCGACGGCATCGTTGTCGGGGGGGAAACGAGCGTCAACGAGGCGATGCTCACCGGCGAATCGAAGCCCGTCTACAGAAAGCCTGGGGACGGTGTCATAGGCGGTTCCATAAACCTCGAGGGCGCGATAAAGGTCAGGATAGAGAAGACTGGAAAGGACACCTACCTGATGCAGGTCGTTGAGCTCGTCAGGCAGGCGCAGGAGACGAGGTCAAAAACGCAGGATCTGGCGAACAGGGCGGCTTTCTACCTCACGCTCATAGCCATAACAGCTGGAACTGTGACCCTCGGGACGTGGCTCTACATCGGCAAGCCCTTCGTCTTCGCCCTTGAGAGGATGGTCACAGTAATGGTCATAACCTGCCCCCACGCCCTCGGCCTGGCCGTCCCGCTGGTCGTCTCTGTCTCGACCTCGCTGTCGGCGAAGAAGGGAATCCTCATCAGGAACAGAGAGGCCTTTGAGAGGGCGAAGGATGTGAAGGTGGTTGTCTTTGACAAGACCGGAACGCTGACAGAAGGGAAGTTTGAGGTGACCGAGGTAATAGCGCTGGACGAGCTCGGCGAGGAGGAGATCCTGAAGTACGCTGCTGCCCTCGAGTCCCACTCAAGCCACCCGATAGCCCAGGGAATAGTCGAAAAGGCCAAGGAGCTCGGCCTTGAGCCCTACGAGGTCAGTGAGTCGAAGGTTCTTCCGGGCAAAGGTGTCCAGGGCGTTATCAACGGCAAAGAAGTCCTCGTTGTGAGCCCCGGCTTCCTGAAGGAGAACGACCTGTGGAGGGAGGACGAGCGCGTTAAGGAGGTCCTAGAGCAGGGTAAGACGGTGGTCTTCCTTGTAATCGACGGCAAGCTCGTTGGCGCTTTGGCACTGGCGGATAGGATAAGGCCCGAATCGAGGGAGGCCGTGAAGAGGCTCCACGAGATGGGTATAAAGGCCTACATGCTCACCGGCGACAACGCCAAGGTTGCAAAGTGGGTTGCTGAGGAGCTCGGCCTTGACGGCTTCTTCGCCGAAGTCCTGCCCCATCAGAAGTCAGAAAAGATAGTGGAGCTTCAGAAGCAGGGATTGGTCGTTGCGATGGTCGGTGACGGAATAAACGACGCCCCAGCCTTGATTCAGGCAGATGTCGGGATAGCCATTGGAGCGGGAACCGACGTGGCGATAGAGAGCGCTGATATAATCCTCGTCAAGAACGACCCGAGGGACGTCATAACCGGGGTACACCTCGCCAAGGCAACCTACAGGAAGATGGTGCAGAACCTTGCCTGGGCGACGGGATACAACACCTTTGCGATTCCCCTGGCGGCAGGTGTGCTATACAGCTACGGAATCCTTCTCAGCCCCGCCCTCGGTGCCCTGCTGATGAGCATGAGCACCGTGATAGTGGCAATAAACGCGAGGTTCCTGAAGGTTTGA
- a CDS encoding GNAT family N-acetyltransferase codes for MVGVVLKAGEGKKTEAEHFARLMEISAPEYFPALLGPRFSELFRRLFLEKQNLFSHEHVVFAIYRGQIAGMLLSYDWKVKEREEKRTGWLMMKSLGFDFLRKLPGFISSTSGSGRLEKGDYYVSNVAVYPEFRGKGIGKALMLEAERLAKESGAERIVLDVERDNERAIAIYKKLGYSVEREHSLELEGKTYEFYRMVKELKGESKGSLTSESSSR; via the coding sequence ATGGTAGGGGTAGTTCTAAAGGCTGGAGAGGGGAAGAAAACCGAGGCCGAGCACTTCGCTAGGCTCATGGAAATTTCCGCGCCCGAGTACTTCCCAGCCCTGCTCGGGCCGAGGTTCTCCGAGCTTTTCAGAAGGCTCTTCCTCGAAAAGCAAAACCTTTTCAGCCACGAGCACGTCGTCTTTGCGATTTACAGAGGACAGATAGCCGGAATGCTCCTGAGCTACGACTGGAAGGTCAAGGAGAGGGAAGAGAAGAGAACGGGCTGGTTGATGATGAAGAGCCTCGGCTTTGATTTTCTGAGGAAGCTTCCAGGGTTCATAAGCTCCACATCGGGTTCTGGGAGACTGGAAAAGGGAGACTACTACGTCAGCAACGTCGCCGTTTACCCGGAATTCCGCGGAAAGGGAATCGGAAAGGCCCTCATGCTGGAAGCGGAAAGGCTCGCCAAGGAGAGCGGGGCAGAGAGAATAGTCCTAGACGTTGAGAGGGACAATGAGAGGGCGATAGCCATATACAAAAAGCTCGGCTACTCCGTTGAGAGGGAGCACTCCTTAGAGCTTGAAGGGAAGACTTACGAGTTCTATAGAATGGTGAAGGAGCTGAAAGGGGAAAGCAAAGGCAGCCTCACCTCAGAATCCTCATCGCGTTGA
- a CDS encoding TRASH domain-containing protein has protein sequence MKLDALDLKLIYLLMDNSRLSVSELAERLGVSRPTVKSRLEKLEKEGVIQGYTIKLNPQLIRGHNIVALIVKTDEPERMEEFQEIIEINRFTSRKYLIKIAIESMGELKRVIEGAGFEVIEIMPILESFERANPPKVKVPFKCDYCGKEIVDEPIVYKYHNRVYFFCCPTCLREFKKTRENLERASKKQKSG, from the coding sequence ATGAAACTCGATGCCCTCGACCTGAAGCTCATCTACCTCCTAATGGACAACTCCAGGTTGAGTGTCTCGGAGCTTGCCGAGAGGCTCGGCGTCAGCAGGCCGACAGTCAAATCTAGGCTTGAAAAGCTTGAGAAAGAGGGGGTTATACAGGGATACACCATCAAGCTCAACCCCCAGCTGATAAGGGGCCACAACATCGTTGCGCTCATCGTCAAAACGGACGAGCCCGAGAGAATGGAGGAGTTCCAGGAGATAATCGAGATAAACCGCTTCACGAGCAGAAAGTACCTCATAAAAATCGCCATCGAGAGCATGGGGGAACTGAAAAGGGTCATCGAGGGGGCCGGCTTTGAGGTCATCGAGATAATGCCAATCCTGGAGAGCTTTGAGCGAGCGAACCCGCCGAAGGTAAAGGTCCCCTTCAAATGCGACTACTGCGGCAAGGAGATTGTGGACGAGCCGATAGTGTACAAGTACCACAACAGGGTCTACTTCTTCTGCTGTCCCACCTGCCTCAGGGAGTTTAAGAAAACGCGGGAGAACCTGGAAAGGGCCTCCAAAAAACAGAAAAGTGGCTGA
- a CDS encoding fluoroquinolone export ABC transporter permease subunit, which yields MRNIVRTNIVLGVRSYVYPIYLLVALAYGLMLLAFPKRYLPTMVPLFLLFEPGLVGFMFVGTEIFAEKKDGAIGALAVTPIDWRSYILAKTLLLSLLSVIGAVLIMAMGTRSLNGLPYVVVGTFLVSIVYTLLGIAVSAKYRDLDDYFIPILGVMVVSLLPFAHYHGYLTGEVWKVLYAVPSYPVIYFFKAPFEEIAAGTLVYSAAALLAWSGIAYQLAKIRFYRYAVEGLR from the coding sequence ATGAGGAATATCGTCAGAACGAACATTGTTCTCGGGGTGAGGAGCTACGTCTACCCTATATACCTGCTCGTGGCCTTAGCTTATGGCCTCATGCTCCTTGCCTTCCCGAAGCGCTACCTCCCGACGATGGTGCCGCTCTTCCTCCTCTTCGAGCCGGGGCTCGTTGGCTTCATGTTCGTCGGCACGGAGATATTCGCCGAAAAGAAGGACGGCGCGATAGGCGCTTTGGCGGTCACGCCGATAGACTGGAGGAGCTACATCCTGGCCAAAACACTCCTCCTGAGCCTGCTCTCAGTCATCGGGGCAGTGCTCATAATGGCAATGGGCACCCGCTCCCTCAACGGGCTTCCGTATGTGGTTGTTGGGACCTTTCTCGTCTCCATAGTTTACACGCTCCTTGGAATAGCGGTCTCGGCCAAATACCGCGACCTCGACGACTACTTTATCCCGATACTGGGGGTTATGGTGGTCTCGCTCCTGCCCTTCGCGCACTACCATGGCTATCTGACGGGTGAAGTCTGGAAGGTCCTCTATGCAGTCCCAAGCTATCCGGTGATATACTTCTTTAAGGCCCCCTTCGAGGAGATAGCGGCGGGAACGCTGGTCTATTCAGCGGCAGCCCTGCTCGCCTGGTCTGGAATAGCCTATCAGCTCGCTAAAATCCGCTTTTACAGGTATGCTGTGGAGGGATTGAGATGA